The window GGGCGCCCGTGACGTCCTGGTGCGAGTGCGCGCCGCGGGCACCAACCAGCTCGACGTGAAGCTGGCGGGGGGCGAGTTCAAGGCCCTGCTGAAGTACGAGCTGCCGCTCGTCCTCGGTCACGACCTCGCCGGAACCGTCGAGGCGGTCGGCGCCGCGGTGACCCGCTTCGCCGTCGGCGACGACGTCTTCGCCCGCCCGGCCGACTTCCGCATCGGCACCTTCGCCGAGCGCATCGCCGTCGACGAGGCCGACATCGCACGGAAGCCCGCGACGCTGAGCATGGTCGAGGCCGCGGCGCTGCCGCTCGTCGCGCTCACGGCGTGGCAGGCCCTGGTCGAGAAGGCGGGGGTGAAGCCGGGCCAGAAGGTGCTGATCCACGGCGGCGCCGGCGGCTTCGGATCGATCGCCGTGCAGCTCGCGAAGCACCTCGGGGCGCACGTCGCCACGACGGCCAGCGGCTCGAACGCCGAGTGGCTGCGCGAGCTCGGCGCCGACGAGGTGATCGACTACCGCTCCCAGCGCTTCGACGAACTGCTCAGCGGCTACGACGTGGTGGTCGACAGCCTGGGTGGCGAGAACCTCGAGCGCTCGCTGCGCATCCTGAAGCCCGGCGGCATCGCCATCGGCCTCGCGGGCCCACCCGACCCCGACTTCGCTCGGCAGCTCGGCCTGAATCCGGCCGTGCGCCTGGCCGTCGGCGGTCTGAGCGCGAAGATCCGCCGGCAGGCGCGGCGGCTCGGGGTGCGCTACTCCTTCCTCTGGATGCGAGCGGATGGCGAGCAGCTCGCCGCGATCGCGGCGCTCGTCGACGCGGGTGCGCTGCATCCGGTGGTCGGCCGGGTCTTCCCGTTCGCCGAGACCCCGGCGGCGCTCGCCGCCCTCGGGCGCGGCGGCTTCCGCGGCAAGGTCGTCGTCGACCTCGCCGGGTGACGACGCTCGCACCCCACCTCACCCCACCACCCACCACACCCGAGGAGACCCCATGCCCACCCTCACCGGAGCCGTCGTGCTCGTCACCGGAGCCAACGGCGGAATCGGCTCGGCCTTCGTCGCCGAGGCCCTCGCCCGCGGAGCCGTCAAGGTCTACGCGACCGCCCGCACCCCGCGCCGCTGGGAGGACGACCGCGTCGTCCCGCTCGCTCTCGACATCACCGACCCCGCCTCGATCGCGGCCGCGGTCGAGAACGCCCCCGACGTGTCGGTGCTGATCAACAACGCCGGCATGCTGCCGCCGACGGCGAACTTCCTCGAGCTCTCGGCCGACGACCTGCGGGCGACGATGGAGACGAACTTCATCGCGCCGGTGCTCGTGGCGACGGCCTTCGCGCCGGTGCTGACCGCGCATCCGGAGTCGGTGCTCGTCGACATGCACTCGGTCGCCAGCTGGTACGCGTTCGGCGGCGTCTACAGCGCCTCGAAGGCGGCCCTCTGGTCGGCCACGAACTCGCTGCGACTCGAGCTCGCCCGGATGGGCACGCACGTGGTCGGGGTGCACGTCGGCTACGTCGACACGGCCATGGCCGCGCAC of the Herbiconiux flava genome contains:
- a CDS encoding SDR family oxidoreductase — translated: MPTLTGAVVLVTGANGGIGSAFVAEALARGAVKVYATARTPRRWEDDRVVPLALDITDPASIAAAVENAPDVSVLINNAGMLPPTANFLELSADDLRATMETNFIAPVLVATAFAPVLTAHPESVLVDMHSVASWYAFGGVYSASKAALWSATNSLRLELARMGTHVVGVHVGYVDTAMAAHADGPKLAPADLAGQVFDAVESGSYEVIADELTASVKSALSAPVEALYPELKG
- a CDS encoding NADP-dependent oxidoreductase, which gives rise to MKAFSIDRYQGEIKATDAREPVLGARDVLVRVRAAGTNQLDVKLAGGEFKALLKYELPLVLGHDLAGTVEAVGAAVTRFAVGDDVFARPADFRIGTFAERIAVDEADIARKPATLSMVEAAALPLVALTAWQALVEKAGVKPGQKVLIHGGAGGFGSIAVQLAKHLGAHVATTASGSNAEWLRELGADEVIDYRSQRFDELLSGYDVVVDSLGGENLERSLRILKPGGIAIGLAGPPDPDFARQLGLNPAVRLAVGGLSAKIRRQARRLGVRYSFLWMRADGEQLAAIAALVDAGALHPVVGRVFPFAETPAALAALGRGGFRGKVVVDLAG